A part of Palaemon carinicauda isolate YSFRI2023 chromosome 8, ASM3689809v2, whole genome shotgun sequence genomic DNA contains:
- the LOC137645119 gene encoding SCAN domain-containing protein 3-like: MDLWLKTGSLTKKKTELQNNNQDSTGLKEERNDANSATQLKLLEAGADAMDEGNTADTNQSSTDVLCYETLANEAMKPSKLRRHFKSRHKEYVGQPIEFFQRKCNELDIHRKKEASSFFVPGENAKATESSYKVSLLIAKTGKADSIGETLVKPAAKIMTEIMLGEKASKEINKIPLSNDTVKKRITSMAEM, encoded by the coding sequence ATGGATCTGTGGCTCAAGACAGGCTCACTtacaaagaaaaaaactgaattgcAGAACAACAACCAAGACAGCACTGGCCTTAAAGAAGAAAGAAACGATGCTAACAGTGCAACTCAGCTCAAGCTACTGGAGGCAGGCGCAGATGCCATGGACGAAGGGAACACCGCTGACACAAACCAAAGCAGTACAGATGTTTTGTGCTATGAAACATTAGCTAATGAGGCTATGAAACCCTCAAAGCTCAGAAGACATTTCAAGTCCAGACATAAAGAATATGTGGGACAACCCAtagaattttttcaaagaaaatgtaatgAACTTGATATTCACAGAAAAAAGGAAGCTTCATCTTTTTTTGTACCTGGAGAAAATGCAAAGGCCACTGAATCTTCATACAAAGTGTCGTTATTAATTGCAAAAACAGGAAAGGCGGATTCCATAGGTGAGACTTTGGTCAAACCAGCAGCCAAGATAATGACAGAGATCATGCTTGGAGAAAAGGCtagtaaagaaataaacaagataCCTTTGTCCAACGACACTGTCAAGAAAAGGATAACGTCAATGGCTGAAATGTGA
- the LOC137645120 gene encoding protein FAM200A-like has translation MTGKLRGLVSRVQSIVPQVKATHCCIHREQLAVKHMPTCLKTVLEEAVKIVNFIKGKALNTRLFTVLYKVDIEKVSVNLSSKEADNLVEIATSGTLKTLFRERSLANFWAKVQPEYPGLAEIALKHLMPFPTTYNCEIGFSTLVDLKTKKHNRINVEPDMRLKLSRLEPDIPTVVRQQKQYHSSH, from the exons ATGACTGGTAAACTAAGGGGCCTAGTGAGTCGGGTACAAAGCATTGTACCACAGGTGAAGGCAACACATTGTTGCATTCACCGTGAACAACTTGCTGTGAAACATATGCCTACCTGTCTTAAAACAGTTCTGGAAGAGGCAGTAAAAATTGTCAATTTCATCAAAGGGAAAGCACTGAACACCCGCTTATTTACAGTTCTGT ATAAAGTAGATATAGAAAAGGTCAGTGTCAACCTGTCATCAAAAGAGGCTGATAATCTTGTCGAGATTGCAACAAGTGGGACACTGAAGACCCTATTCAGGGAAAGAAGTTTGGCCAATTTTTGGGCTAAAGTCCAGCCAGAGTACCCTGGACTTGCAGAAATTGCTTTGAAACACTTGATGCCGTTCCCAACAACGTACAACTGTGAAATTGGATTTTCTACACTGGTTGATCTTAAAACGAAGAAGCACAACCGAATCAATGTCGAACCCGACATGCGACTGAAACTCAGCAGACTGGAGCCAGATATTCCAACAGTAGTGAGGCAGCAAAAACAGTATCATTCATCGCATTAA